Within the Gammaproteobacteria bacterium genome, the region TAGATAAAAATACATTAATACGCTTCAATTTCTGATTCGACCTTTCGAGTTTAATTCATTGTGCATCGCTGAAATGAAAAAATGAAATTTAAAAAAATAACGCTAGGTGTTTGTGGAGTGATTCTGACAGGGTTCTTGATTCCAGAGGAAAAAGTTATTCCTGTTAGTGGAGCTTCCTCTAATGATTGGAATATAAATACCTGAATTCAAGTCATAAGTGCATAATAAAATCCAGTGGGACGCAAAAAATGTGACGCTGGTTTTGGCGATAGATGAATCGCAGGGTATACTCGTGCGCGTTACGCTCAAAGGGTGCGGGAGCCGCATATCCTGCGTTTCTTGATGATGGAGGGCGAAAAATGAACAATGCGTTAAAGAGTTTAAAAAGTGATGATTTGGATAGTGCACTAGCTCAAGTTAAAGAGAGGGTTCGCAGTGATCCTGCTAGCGCTAAAGAGCGCATCTTTCTGTTTCAGTTGCTTGCTGTTTTAGGCGACTGGGATAAGGCTTTGGTTCAATTGGAAATTGTTGGTGATTTAGATGACTCTGCCTTGGCGATGGTTCAAGTCTATCGTGACGCACTGAGTTGCGAGCAACTGCGAAGTGATGTTTTTGATGGTAAACAATCACCGCTTATTTTTGGCGAACCAACGCAGTGGATTGCTGAGCTTGTAGAGGCGTTTAAGCTAGTTGCTGATGGGCAGCATGAGCAGTCTCAACAACTGCGCGAAAAGGCGTTTGATGCCGCTCCCGCAACAACCGGTAAAATCAACGGTGAGGCGTTTAGCTGGATTGCGGATGCTGATAGTCGTTTGGGACCCGTAATAGAGGTTATCATCAACGATCGTTATTATTGGGTGCCGTTTCATCGAATTGCTAAAATTCAGGTGGAAGCTCCCTGCGATCTACGTGACAGTGTCTGGATGCCCGCCCATTTTATAT harbors:
- a CDS encoding virulence protein SciE type, encoding MNNALKSLKSDDLDSALAQVKERVRSDPASAKERIFLFQLLAVLGDWDKALVQLEIVGDLDDSALAMVQVYRDALSCEQLRSDVFDGKQSPLIFGEPTQWIAELVEAFKLVADGQHEQSQQLREKAFDAAPATTGKINGEAFSWIADADSRLGPVIEVIINDRYYWVPFHRIAKIQVEAPCDLRDSVWMPAHFIWANEGECAALIPTRYPGSENAMDSQIKLAKKTEWLECSDDLYLGLGQRLLATDMGEFPLMDVREIILNCNG